CGGCGTCGTCGACGCACTTGCCGTCGTCGGAGAAGACGGTGACTCCGGCCGCCGACTCGTGCATGGCGCCCAGCTCGGCCAGCTTCTTGCCGTCCAGGCCGACGGTGACGGCGCCGATGGGCTGCACATCGCAGTAGCCGTGCTCCTGGCCGAGCCGGTACACCTGCTCGACGACACCGGCGGTGTCGGCGACCGGGAAGGTGTTGGCCATGGCGAACACGGCCGTGTAGCCGCCGCTCGCTGCCGCGCGCGTACCGGTCAGCACGGTCTCGGAGTCCTCGCGCCCCGGCTCACGCAGATGGGTGTGCAGGTCGACGAGGCCCGGCAGCAGCACCTTGCCGCCCGCCTCGACGACCTGGGCGCCCTCGTCCGACAGACCGGTGCCCACGGCCGCGATCTGCGCGCCCTCGATCAGGACGTCCTGCGGCTCACCGCCGAGCACCTTCGCACCACGGATCAGGATCTTGCTCATCTGTCTTACTTCTCCTCGGTACGGGGGTGGCTGACGGCCGGCTCGCTGCCGCCCAGCAGCAGGTACAGGACGGCCATCCGGATGGAGACTCCGTTTGCGACCTGCTCGATGGCGGTGCAGCGCTCGGAGTCGGCGACCTCGGCGGTGATCTCCATGCCGCGGACCATCGGCCCGGGGTGCATCACGATGGAGTGCTCGGGCATCTTCGCCATGCGGTCGCCGTCGAGGCCGTAGCGCCGCGAGTACTCGCGCTCGGTCGGGAAGAAGGCGTCGTTCATCCGCTCGCGCTGGACCCGCAGCAGCATCACGGCGTCGGACTTGGGCAGCGTGCTGTCCAGGTCGTACGCCACCTCGCACGGCCAGGTCTCGATGCCGACCGGCAGCAGGGTGGGCGGGGCGACGAGCGTGACGTCCGCGCCGAGGGTGTGCAGCAGGTCGACGTTGGAGCGGGCGACGCGGCTGTGCAGGATGTCGCCGACGATCGTGATGCGCTTGCCGTCGAGGTCCTGCCCTATCCCGGCGTCCCGCCCGACCAGGCGCCGCCGCATGGTGAAGGCGTCCAACAGGGCCTGCGTGGGGTGCTGGTGGGTGCCGTCGCCGGCATTGATGACGGCGGCGTCGATCCAGCCGGAGTTGGCCAGGGTGTACGGCGCTCCGGAGGCGCCGTGCCGGATGACGACGGCGTCGACCCCCATGGCTTCGAGGGTCTGGGCGGTGTCCTTCAGGGACTCGCCCTTCGACACCGAGGACCCCTTGGCCGAGAAGTTGATGACATCGGCGGACAGGCGCTTCTCCGCCGCTTCGAAGGAGATCCGGGTCCGCGTCGAGTCCTCGAAGAAGAGGTTGACGACGGTACGGCCGCGCAAGGTCGGCAGTTTCTTGATCGGCCGGTCGGCGACCCGGGCCATCTCCTCGGCGGTGTCGAGGATCTGGACGGCGTCGTCGCGGGTGAGGTCGGCGGCCGAGATGAGATGACGCTGCATCTTTCAGGCTCCGTAAGGCAGTTCAGTTTTGGGAGATTCCGGGCAAGCAGGGATGCGCCGGGGTATACCGGGGCACATGCCGGCTGCTTGCTACCGGGTCGGCTTCACACCGAGCAGCACGGTGTCGCGACCGTCCTCCTCGGCGAGCTGGACCTTGACCGTCTCCCGCAACGACGTGGGGAGGTTCTTGCCGACATAGTCGGCGCGGATGGGCAGTTCACGGTGGCCGCGGTCGACGAGGACCGCGAGCTGCACGGCGCGCGGACGGCCGATGTCGTTCAGCGCGTCGAGCGCGGCGCGGATGGTGCGGCCGGAGAAGAGCACGTCGTCGACGAGGACGACGAGGCGGCCGTCGACGCCGTCACCGGGGATGTCCGTGCGGGCCAGCGCACGCGGCGGATGCATGCGCAGGTCGTCGCGGTACATGGTGATGTCGAGCGAACCGACCGGGATCTTGCGGTCGGTGATCTCCTCGAGCTTGCGGCCGAGCCGCTGGGCGAGGAAGACGCCTCGGGTGGGGATACCGAGGAGCACCACGTCGTCGGCGCCCTTGGCGCGCTCGACGATCTCGTGGGCGATGCGGGTCAACACCCGCGCGATGTCAGGGCCTTCGAGAACGGGCCGGGCCTCGGACCGCTCTGAGTCCTGCTGGGTGTCCTGCTGCTTGTCCATATGAAACGGACCTCCTTCTCCGCCTCACGGGACGGACCTTAAAGGACGCCGGAATTGCGCCATCCACGGTAGCAGGCCGGGACGACTGCCCTGATCACCCCCTTGGCGTAATCAGGTGCTGATACCACGGAAGAGTCGGTGTGGACCATTCGGCTTGACGCAGAAGAGTCACGCTGCGTAACCTCACAGTGAGTTACCAGCCGCGCGGCTTGGAACCACACCAGCTGCGTCGACACAGTGCCGGGGAGCTATATGTCCAGCGAATACGCCAAACAGCTCGGGGCCAAGCTCCGGGCCATCCGCACCCAGCAGGGCCTTTCCCTCCACGGTGTCGAGGAGAAGTCCCAGGGACGCTGGAAGGCGGTCGTGGTCGGATCGTACGAGCGCGGCGACCGTGCCGTGACCGTACAGCGTCTTGCCGAGCTGGCGGATTTCTACGGCGTTCCGGTGCAGGAGCTGCTGCCGGGCACCACGCCGGGCGGTGCCGCCGAGCCGCCTCCGAAGCTGGTCCTGGACCTGGAGCGGCTGGCCCATGTGCCGGCCGAGAAGGCGGGTCCCCTGCAGCGGTATGCGGCCACGATCCAGTCGCAGCGCGGTGACTACAACGGCAAGGTGCTCTCGATCCGCCAGGACGACCTGCGCACACTCGCCGTCATCTACGACCAGTCGCCCTCGGTCCTGACCGAGCAGCTGATCAGCTGGGGCGTCCTGGACGCGGACGCGCGCCGCGCCGTCTCCCACGCCGAGGAGGGCTGAGCGCTCCGCCGCTTCAGCAGAAACGTGCCGCCGGGGTGGCCGGAACTTCATGGTTCCGGCCACCCCGGCGGCTTTCTGCGCCCCTGCCGACGCTCCAGCGGGCAGGGATGCCAAAGGGCCCGCAGCGGTCTCGCTGCGGGCCCTTTGGCGCATCCGTACCTCTTGTCGCCTTATCGCTCTATGCCTCGTCGTCCCGGCGCAGCGACGGCTTGAGGTCCTTCAGACGGCCGAGCAGGCCGTTGACGAACGAGGGCGACTCGTCCGTGGAGAACTCCTTCGCCAGCTGCACCATCTCGTCGAGCACGACGGCGTCCGGGGTCGCGTCGACCCAGATCAGCTCGTACGCACCGAGGCGCAGGATGTTGCGGTCCACGACCGGCATCCGGTCGAGTGTCCAGCCGACCGAGTACTGCGCGATCAGCTCGTCGATCCGCTTCGCGCGCTGCGCATAGCCCTCGACCAGCTGCATCGTGTACTCGCTCACCGGCGGCTGCCGGGTGTCGTCCCGGGAGAGCCGGATCCAGTCCGCGAGGACCGTGAGGACGTCGGCGCCACGCTGGTCGCCCTCGAAGAGGATCTGGAAGGCGCGCTTGCGGGCCGTGTTGCGGGCAGCCAATTTAGCTGTTCACCCGGCCGAGGTAGTCGCTCGTGCGGGTGTCGACCTTGATCTTCTCACCGGTGGTGATGAAGAGCGGGACCTGGATCTGGTGACCGGTCTCCAGCGTGGCGGGCTTGGTGCCGCCGGTGGAGCGGTCGCCCTGGACGCCCGGCTCGGTCTCCTGGATGGTCAGCTCGACGGCGGCCGGCAGCTCGACGAAGAGCACCTCGCCCTCGTGCTGGGCCACGGTGGCCATGAAGCCCTCGACCAGGAAGTTGGCGGCGTCACCGACGGCCTTGCGGTCGACCATGAGCTGGTCGTAGGTCTCCATGTCCATGAAGACGAAGTACTCGCCGTCCATGTAGGAGAACTGCATGTCCCGCTTGTCGACGGTGGCCGTCTCGACCTTCACGCCGGCGTTGAAGGTCTTGTCGACGACCTTCCCGGAGAGCACGTTCTTGAGCTTGGTGCGCACGAATGCAGGGCCCTTGCCGGGCTTGACGTGCTGGAACTCGACGACGGACCAGAGCTGGCCGCCTTCGAGCTTGAGCACCATGCCGTTCTTGAGGTCGTTCGTGGAAGCCACGGTTGCGGAATCTCCTGGACTGACGTGGACGACCCCGGCGCAGGCGCACAGCTCAATCGCTAGAGCGCGAGCAGCTCCTTGGTCGTGATGGTGAGTAGCTCGGGTCCGCCGTCCGCCTCGGGGCGTACGACGAGCGTGTCATCGATCCGGACACCGCCCCGGCCCGGGAAGTGGACCCCCGGTTCGACGGTGACCGGCACGCAAGCGTCCAGTTTACCCATGGCCGCGGGGGCCAGCTGCGGGTCCTCGTCGATTTCGAGCCCGACGCCGTGGCCGGTGAGCGGGGCGAGCCCCTCCGTACAGCCCGCGGAGTCCAGTACCTGGCGTGCGGCGCGGTCCACGTCCCGGTAGGCGGCGCCGGGTACCAGGGTCTCCCTTCCGGCGCGCTGAGCGGCGAAGACGAGGTCGTACAGCTCGATCTGCCAGTCCGCGGGAGATGTGCCGATCACGAAGGTGCGGCCGATCTCGCAGCGATATCCGCGGTACGTCGCTCCCAGGCACACGGAGAGGAAGTCGCCCTCTTCCACTCGGCGGTCCGTCGGCCGGTGGGCCCGGCGTCCGGAGTTCGGGCCGGTGGCGACGGAGGTGGCGAAGGCGGGGCCGTCGGCGCCGTGGTCGATGAGCCGTCGCTCCAGTTCGAGGGCGAGGTGGCGTTCGGTGCGGCCGACGAGGATGGACTCCAGGAGTTCGCCGAGGGCCTGGTCGGCGATCTCGGCGCCGATGCGGAGGCAGGAGATCTCCTCCTCGTCCTTCACGACCCTGAGCTGCTCGACGGCTCCGCCGAGCTCGGTGAGGCGGAGGCGGGGGGCGACCGAGCGGATGGCTCGGTGGCGGGCCACGGTGAGGTGGTGTTCCTCCACGGCGAGGGAGTCCCCGCCCTGCGCTTCCGCGAGGCCGGCCGCGGCAACGGCGGCGTCGCCTCCGGCGCCGGGGAGGGTATGGATCCGCAGCGCCTCGTCGAGGCGGCCCTCGGTGGGGCGGCGGTCGGGCGGGTCGGCGCATACGAGCAGGTCTTCGGTCTTGCCGAGGAGCAGCACGGCGCCGTGGGGGTCGGCGCCCGCGAGGTAGCGGACGTTGGCGGGGCGCGAGACCAGCGCGGATTGGCTGCCGCCGGCTTGGCAGTGGTCCCTGAGCCGGGTTCGGCGGGCTGCGTACACCTCTGACATGACACGAGCGTAGGAGGGGTGGGCGAATTGTGCCGGTTGGGAGAGCGCCGTTCGGAGGAGGGGGTGCCACTGGGGGTCGCTGCCGGGTGCGGGTCGGTGGGGGCTGATCGCGCAGTTCCCCGCGCCCCTCAGGTGGGTTCAGTCCCGTTGGCTACCAGTTCGGAGGGCTCGCGATTGATCTTGCCAGTACGTCGTCCAGTACGCGGGCCGTCTGGGGGACGTCCATCTGGGAGTTGTCGATGATGGGGAGGCCGGAGCCGTACCAGCCGGCCATGCGGCCGTGGATGCGGGCGACCTCTTCGTCGGTGAGGCGGCGGTTGCCTGTGCGGTGGGCGTTGCGTTCCAGGACGATGTCGAGGCCCGGGAGGAGGACGACGGGGAGGAGGCCGGGGCCGACGTGGCGCTTCCAGCCGCCGAGGCCGACGACGGGGCGGTCGGGGAAGACGGCGTCGTCGAGGATGCAGGAGATGCCGTTGGCGAGGAAGTTGCGGGCGGCGAAGCCACAGGTGCGGCGGGCCAGGCGGTAC
This genomic window from Streptomyces sp. DG2A-72 contains:
- a CDS encoding aspartate carbamoyltransferase catalytic subunit, translated to MQRHLISAADLTRDDAVQILDTAEEMARVADRPIKKLPTLRGRTVVNLFFEDSTRTRISFEAAEKRLSADVINFSAKGSSVSKGESLKDTAQTLEAMGVDAVVIRHGASGAPYTLANSGWIDAAVINAGDGTHQHPTQALLDAFTMRRRLVGRDAGIGQDLDGKRITIVGDILHSRVARSNVDLLHTLGADVTLVAPPTLLPVGIETWPCEVAYDLDSTLPKSDAVMLLRVQRERMNDAFFPTEREYSRRYGLDGDRMAKMPEHSIVMHPGPMVRGMEITAEVADSERCTAIEQVANGVSIRMAVLYLLLGGSEPAVSHPRTEEK
- the nusB gene encoding transcription antitermination factor NusB, with protein sequence MAARNTARKRAFQILFEGDQRGADVLTVLADWIRLSRDDTRQPPVSEYTMQLVEGYAQRAKRIDELIAQYSVGWTLDRMPVVDRNILRLGAYELIWVDATPDAVVLDEMVQLAKEFSTDESPSFVNGLLGRLKDLKPSLRRDDEA
- the bldD gene encoding transcriptional regulator BldD, translating into MSSEYAKQLGAKLRAIRTQQGLSLHGVEEKSQGRWKAVVVGSYERGDRAVTVQRLAELADFYGVPVQELLPGTTPGGAAEPPPKLVLDLERLAHVPAEKAGPLQRYAATIQSQRGDYNGKVLSIRQDDLRTLAVIYDQSPSVLTEQLISWGVLDADARRAVSHAEEG
- the pyrR gene encoding bifunctional pyr operon transcriptional regulator/uracil phosphoribosyltransferase PyrR — translated: MDKQQDTQQDSERSEARPVLEGPDIARVLTRIAHEIVERAKGADDVVLLGIPTRGVFLAQRLGRKLEEITDRKIPVGSLDITMYRDDLRMHPPRALARTDIPGDGVDGRLVVLVDDVLFSGRTIRAALDALNDIGRPRAVQLAVLVDRGHRELPIRADYVGKNLPTSLRETVKVQLAEEDGRDTVLLGVKPTR
- a CDS encoding aminopeptidase P family protein, which encodes MSEVYAARRTRLRDHCQAGGSQSALVSRPANVRYLAGADPHGAVLLLGKTEDLLVCADPPDRRPTEGRLDEALRIHTLPGAGGDAAVAAAGLAEAQGGDSLAVEEHHLTVARHRAIRSVAPRLRLTELGGAVEQLRVVKDEEEISCLRIGAEIADQALGELLESILVGRTERHLALELERRLIDHGADGPAFATSVATGPNSGRRAHRPTDRRVEEGDFLSVCLGATYRGYRCEIGRTFVIGTSPADWQIELYDLVFAAQRAGRETLVPGAAYRDVDRAARQVLDSAGCTEGLAPLTGHGVGLEIDEDPQLAPAAMGKLDACVPVTVEPGVHFPGRGGVRIDDTLVVRPEADGGPELLTITTKELLAL
- the efp gene encoding elongation factor P, coding for MASTNDLKNGMVLKLEGGQLWSVVEFQHVKPGKGPAFVRTKLKNVLSGKVVDKTFNAGVKVETATVDKRDMQFSYMDGEYFVFMDMETYDQLMVDRKAVGDAANFLVEGFMATVAQHEGEVLFVELPAAVELTIQETEPGVQGDRSTGGTKPATLETGHQIQVPLFITTGEKIKVDTRTSDYLGRVNS